One Pecten maximus chromosome 7, xPecMax1.1, whole genome shotgun sequence genomic window carries:
- the LOC117331427 gene encoding ATP synthase subunit gamma, mitochondrial-like — translation MFSRTAQVFVPQCTQVRGMATLKEIRLRLKSITNIQKITKSMQMVSAAKFAKAEKELQPARLYGEGAKAFYEHTEVAAPESAEAKVLLAMTSDRGLCGACHSNIAKSIKAEMTNEKVAAASKLVLVGDKAKAILQKPFAKNMLLSFNDIGKKPPLFQDAATVAQSILDSGFKFDVTTMYYNVFKTVVSYDTKQLPLFTPATVFASKNIMQYDSVDQLTLASYNEFTMANLIYYGMKESACSEQSSRMTAMDGASKNAGEMIDSLTLTFNRTRQAVITRELIEIISGAAAL, via the exons ATGTTCTCCCGGACAGCTCAAGTTTTCGTTCCACAATG CACGCAAGTGCGTGGAATGGCAACATTGAAGGAAa ttcGACTGCGTTTGAAGTCTATCACAAACATCCAGAAAATTACAAAATCCATGCAGATGGTGTCCGCTGCAAAGTTTGCCAAAGCAGAAAAAGAACTTCAACCAGCGAGGCTGTATGGAGAAGGAGCAAAAG CTTTTTATGAACATACTGAAGTAGCAGCTCCAGAAAGTGCAGAGGCCAAGGTCTTGTTGGCTATGACGTCCGACAGAGGGCTGTGTGGTGCCTGTCATTCAAACATTGCCAAGAGCATCAAGGCAGAGATGACTAATGAAAAAGTAGCCGCAGCATCCAAGCTTGTATTGGTGGGAGATAAGGCCAAGGCTATTCTACAAAA gCCTTTTGCAAAAAATATGTTGCTATCATTCAATGATATTGGAAAAAAACCACCACTGTTTCAAGATGCCGCCACTGTAGCTCAGTCCATCCTGGACTCTGGTTTCAAATTTGATGTCACCACCATGTATTACAACGTCTTCAA AACGGTTGTTTCCTATGATACCAAACAGCTACCATTATTTACCCCTGCTACGGTATTTGCTTCCAAAAACATCATGCAGTATGATAGTGTTGATCAATTGACCCTGGCCTCTTACAACGAGTTTACCATGGCTAACTTGATCTATTATGGAATGAAGGAGTCCGCCTGTAGTGAACAGAGCTCTAGGATGACAGCTATGGATGGTGCAAGCAAAAATGCTG GTGAAATGATTGATTCGCTGACACTGACCTTCAACAGAACTAGGCAGGCTGTCATTACAAGGGAACTCATAGAAATCATCTCAGGTGCCGCTGCTCTATAA